The Thermodesulfobacteriota bacterium genomic sequence GATCGCTCGGGTTTCCTGGTGCGGATATAAATTTTCTCGGCGAGCGCGCTCAGCAGGTTACGGGTCAGCGAATACTCCCTCTTAACGTCAACCACGGCGTGGATACTGCTCTTGACCTTCCTCGTCCGCAATATCTTTGATACGATCCCCGGCGGAACTTCCGCGGCTTCGTCCCAGGGTATAAGCTGCACGCCGTTCTCTCTCAACTTCTGCTCGAGCTTCTCCCTGAAGCGTATGATGATCTGGTTCCCGAAATCCTTCGGCAGGGGTCTGAACGTCACCCTCACTCTCTTCGCCATCTCTGAGGGCATCCTGGGGTTGACGAGCTCCTTCTGAGGGGGCATTCCCGCAAGACTGATTATAGTGCTGAGCTCAAGGTCAGCTAATTTATGGATATCCATTTTTTCTCCTGCTTCCGATACTCCACTACCCGCGGCATCCCTTTCCATGCGCCTGTCCCCATCTACATCCATCATAAAGTCGCAGATTCAAACCGAGTATTGTATCTTTCTTTTTTATTATTTTAATGAACCCCGCCAGACAGCCCATCAATTATAGACTATCGTCCGTCGTTCCTCAATAAAGGGTACTGACAAGCTTAATTATAGACGAGAATACGCATATGACAATCTTTCGAGGCCGTGAGAAAGCCGGAACAATTTTCACGCATGCTTCTCCTCGCTCTCGAGAACTTCCTCCATTTGCGATCTCACGATGCGCATAAGCTCCTCCCTTCCCTCGCTTCCTGGAGGGAGATTCGCGACGTCTACGGGAGGGAGGATCCTTATCTTCATAGTGCCAGGCCTCAGCACCTTCGAGTCCTTGGGCATGATATCGAGACCGCCCGTGATAACCATCGGCACTACCGGGACTCCCGCGAGCATCGCGATGAAGAACCCCCCCTTCTGGAACGGGAGCAGCTTCCCCTCCTTGCCCCTCGTTCCTTCGGGGGCGATCAGGACAGAAGGCCCTTCTTTTATTCTGCCTGCGATCTTCTTGACTTCTCTCATATCCCTCACGGAGCCGTCCCTGGCCACGATATAATGACCGGCTATCTTGGAAACCCACCCGATGAAGGGCATATCACCCACTTCCTTTTTCATTACGGCTTTCCAGTCTATGGGAAGGGCGGCCATGTAAGCGAATATATCGAATACGCTCTGGTGGTTGAACATTATTATGGAAGGCTCCTCCGGGATGTTCTCGAGACCCCGGACGTCGAGCTTCACTCCGGCGGTAAAGAGTATCATGCGCGCCCAGGGCCTTACGGCGTATTTGACCACGGCAGGGGGCGAGATCACGGCCAGAACGACACCGTATAGCCCGAAGAACACAGTGTAAATTATAAAAGTAATCCAGCAGACAATTGTTCTTAACATAAATGCTCAAGCATTAATGCGGCACGAAGCGTCCCTCTCGAATTATATTTATTCCCGTGCCGGTATCTGTCAAGGACCGGTGGCCGCATGAAGCCGGAATGAGATTTTTCAGAGAAGTCCGCTTACGGTCCCTGAGCCGACATTATCCTTAACGCCCCGGGAACGACTTCTATCCTGTGAGCGCCGGCTTCGAGATAAAAAGGCTCTCCGTCCATGTGGGCCGGCTGCGGGCGTTCGATCGCGATCTCCATAGCAGTCCCTGTCCTCAGCATAACCTCGGCCAGACTCGAGTGCGTCCCTTCCAAGACTTTAGGAATCTTGACGAGCCTCTCAAGCGAGCTCATATCCCTTATGATATGAAAGTCGAGGAGCCCGTCGTCCATCTTCGCGAGAGGCGCGAGCCTGAACTTCCCTCCCTGGTACATCCCGTTCGAGGCACCGGTCAGGAGAAGCTTGCCCGAGTACTTCCAGTCCCCTATCGCGATCTCCGTATGGAAGCCCTCGAATGAAAAAGCCTCCTGGACCGCCCCCAGCACATAGCCGAGCTGTCCGCGGAAGCGCTTTAACTTCTTGAACCGGTGAGAGACGGCCCCGTCGAGGCCTATGCCGAGGCCGTTGATGAAATATACGTCTCCGAGCTTGCCCAGATCGACCGTCCGCTCGCGTCCTGAAAACACCGTTTCTAGTGCGCGGGCGGTCTCGAGCGGGATGCCGGCTGACTTTGGGAAATCGTTGCCGCTGCCGGACGGTATCATGCCGAAAATCACCCGAGACCCGAGGATCCCGTTCACGACCTCGTGGGACGTCCCGTCCCCGCCAACGGCGACGATATGAGAAAAGCCCCCCGTGAGGGCGTCCCTCGCGAACGATTCCGCCTCCCCGGGACCTGAAGTGAGCCTGCATTCAAACGGCGTATTTCTTCTGTCTAGGAGAGGTTTTATGGAATCGAACAGACCGGCTGTCCTGCCCTGTCCTGCAGCCGGGTTGATAATGAACAAGTATCGCGCGTCTTCCAAATTCAGGCCTTTCGAGTAAAATCTAAGAAGTATAAAACATAGCACTTTTCGATATCGTTTACAAAGCCGCCGTCATGTATACTTGAAATCGGCTACATTATATGTTAATAAAATTCGTTTTATCCAAACAAAAATAGGTATAAATCAGGAGGCATTTTAATGGCAGAGGAAATTCAGCCTACCGAACAGGTGAATGAGGTAATCAGCATGAAGCAGCTTCTCGAAGCGGGGGTCCATTTCGGCCATCAGATAAGCCACTGGAACCCGAAAATGAAGGAGTACATCTTCGGGAGCAGGAACGGCATACACATCATCGATCTCCAGCAGACAGTGGGTCTTTTCAGAAGGGCCTACAACTTCGTGAGAGACGTAGCCGCTGAAGGGGGGGAGGTTCTGTTCGTTGGGACGAAGAAGCAGGCCCAGGGCATAATCGCGGAGGAAACTTCGCGCTCGGGGATGCCTTACGTCAACACCAGATGGCTAGGGGGGACGCTTACGAACTTCAACACCATCAGGTCCCGCGTCGATTACCTGCTCGAATTGAAAAAGCTCGAAGAAGAAGGTCAGATGGAGATGCTCCCCAAGAAGGAAGCCAAGGGATTAAAGAGGGAGATCCAGAAACT encodes the following:
- a CDS encoding diacylglycerol kinase family protein, which codes for MEDARYLFIINPAAGQGRTAGLFDSIKPLLDRRNTPFECRLTSGPGEAESFARDALTGGFSHIVAVGGDGTSHEVVNGILGSRVIFGMIPSGSGNDFPKSAGIPLETARALETVFSGRERTVDLGKLGDVYFINGLGIGLDGAVSHRFKKLKRFRGQLGYVLGAVQEAFSFEGFHTEIAIGDWKYSGKLLLTGASNGMYQGGKFRLAPLAKMDDGLLDFHIIRDMSSLERLVKIPKVLEGTHSSLAEVMLRTGTAMEIAIERPQPAHMDGEPFYLEAGAHRIEVVPGALRIMSAQGP
- a CDS encoding lysophospholipid acyltransferase family protein, with protein sequence MLRTIVCWITFIIYTVFFGLYGVVLAVISPPAVVKYAVRPWARMILFTAGVKLDVRGLENIPEEPSIIMFNHQSVFDIFAYMAALPIDWKAVMKKEVGDMPFIGWVSKIAGHYIVARDGSVRDMREVKKIAGRIKEGPSVLIAPEGTRGKEGKLLPFQKGGFFIAMLAGVPVVPMVITGGLDIMPKDSKVLRPGTMKIRILPPVDVANLPPGSEGREELMRIVRSQMEEVLESEEKHA